A region of the Phoenix dactylifera cultivar Barhee BC4 chromosome 10, palm_55x_up_171113_PBpolish2nd_filt_p, whole genome shotgun sequence genome:
AACAGAATGGATGGGATGGGAGATGTGGTGATGatcttatattttaagtttataGCTCCTTGTATTCTTTTCTCAAACTTTCTTTTATGATGCTAACAAAAAAATGCTCAACAGTTAATATAAAAATGTCTTCAGGATTGTTTTGCAATAGAGAGTATCCCTGGCTGACCTTATGGTTCAGGCTTTTAACTGCAGACTAAGTTGTTGTTGATGGGAATTCAAGTTGCATAATCTTCTCCCTAGTTGCATGAACATAAGCTTCAGAACCAATAAAATGTGGAAGTTCTACTTCCAACTAGCCTTCTGTTATCCATGGTAAGCCCCTCTCTTGCCCAAATTGACTTGGGTTAGGAATTAGGTACCACCTTGAGTGAGTTCTAGGTTGAGAGATGATTGTTTATCATTCACAATTAAACTCCAACAAATAGTATATTAGTTGATGAGATTATAAATAATAAATCCCAGGCCACAGATTTAAGCCAGAATACTAGCTTTGTTGCCTCCAATTAAACATTCTTACATTTATTGCTATTTTCTGTCCTTAACTGCCTCATGAACTTTAACAGTCCACcaccaaattttcttccttagaGCTTTCTAATTCCAAGGATTTCTCTTCTTTTGATTCTGTTTACCATATATTCTGGCACAAGTTTTCAGCATGCATTCCCTTCTTCAACTAGTATACTCAAAAAAAGATATTGGAGCCCCATTTTCCCCTTGTAAAACCACCGATCATTCCTGGACATCTGAATgggttcttttccttttctcttgcaTGCATGCAGAACTATTAGCCAATAAGTTTGTGTATGTCGCCCATGCGTTCAGAAGAATAGAAGATTCAAGTTACTCTATCTGTAACCAAGAGATCGAATGCAAGAAATTTTGTGAGTTTAGAAGAAGCAGTTCTGTTTTTATGACAGAATCCTTGAGTCTGTTTTTCATTTACATTAATTAATGAAACCGAGTTTTCTTTTACCTTTACCAAAAGGAAATTATTCTTTGGGCTAGGCACTAGAGAAGGATATGCATCCCTTTCTTCACCAAAACATACACATATACAGATATGCACTGTAGTATTAATACATCGAATTAATATGATAATTCGTGAAATTTTGAACAAAAATGTACCACAAATGGTGGAAATCTGCCCCCTggtttttattcttttattctttcAGCAAAGACTTTTGGTTTCATCATATTATAGTCATGGAAAGTTGATACAATGGAGAACTGCTAATCCAGTCAACCAAAAACCAAATAATTCGTACAGTGACCAAAAGAAGCCCAAACTTAATACGCCATTTTATTTCAGCAAAAGAAACAAGTTCAAACCACATACGGAGCCAACAAACAGACCCACAAATCCATACAAGTAGTGAGAGAACAAACATAAGAAGAACATATACGTGGGAaattctcaaattataattacaTTTCTGCCTTTGATGCCTTGACGTCTCCACCCTTGTTGGTCTCTTCTACAATGTTCACCACCCTCGGCTGCCTCTTCTTCTCCCCAGCCAGCTTGGGAACAGCCACCGTCAACACTCCATCCTCCAAGTGAGCTTTAATGGAGTCCATGTCCGCGCTCGCCGGAAGCCTGAACTGCCTCCAGAACTTGCCGGAGGTCCTCTCGGCTCTATGCCATTTCTCACCCTCCACCTCCTCCCCGCCCTTCCTTTCTCCGGTGATCCTTAGCACCCGGTTCTCCTCTACCTCGATCTTGATATCCTCCCTCTTTACCCCTGCATGATGTCATGATGCCACCAATGCCAATGAGCAATCACTTGCAGTAATTTCCAAGATAAATTAAGGTAAAATTAtccaagaaaaatgagaaacgCTTCAATGTCCAACTAATGCACTGTTTAAAGCTCAACCATCTTATATCGATCATGTCTAACTCCACTAAGTTTCACATTCATACTTATGGCGAAGGTGATGATGATTCAGGATGGCTGGCCCGAAATATTTATGTTATGATGAGCGATGGAGTGGACTTTCGAATCAAGCATATTTTCAGAGAGATAAACAAAGTCGCGGACTAAGTGGTTTTATATACGGCCAACCAACCACTCCAGAGACATCTTATGGGATTGAAAAGAAGTATTTTCTAGAGCACCTtaagatttattattttttaatattatcaaatatatttttacTAAAAAGATATGAATCATTTGTTttagtaaataaataaaaataaaaaaataatgatgatgatgaaagtACCATAGTCATATATTTGCATTTTTGGATATTAATTTAGTAAGATCATTAAGGGAAACATGGATGCCATGCACAGTTGAGTTAATTAAGAGATTTGATAAGACACGGGGCATGTGGCATAGGAACCATGTACATGATACCTGGAACATCGAGAGAGATCACGTGAGCCTGGGGAGTCTCCTTCCAGTCGGCACGTGCGAGGGCGAGTTCGTCCACGGCCTTGGGCATGGTGAAGGGAGCCTGCTCCAGGATTCGGAAAGGATCATCGCTAGGCAACATCATGTCCCAAAGGCTCCGAGAGTAGGGCATCAGGCCCTTCGTTGGAAGAGCCACCAGgcccagaagaagaagaagaagaagagccgaGACCTTAGAAGCCCTCATTGGGAGATTTACAAacgttattaacaaaaaagtttgacagagagagagagagagctgatGGAATGCCTGCGTTTGATGTTTGCTTTGTTCTTGGATTGAGAAGGGTTGGGGTTGatggggttttttttttataggaggaagaggagggattTCTGGAGTTCTCTTCTGATTTCTGGAGGGTATGGGTTCTCTTCTGGGTGCTTCTGGTTGCTTCACACGTAAGGATTGTTCTAAAGACACGTGGCAGAAGCAGAGACAATGTCGTGAATGTTCTGGATGGGTCCATGATGGGGAGGAGGTGACATGTTTTCTTCAATCTGAGCCGTTCAAGAGTGTGATAGATGGTTTTGAATCTTTTGATCTCATCGTGCAgaatttttgatgaaatttatTTGTTGTCAGCCGACATGACGGTGTCTCTGCGGTTGGAGTGCTGTCAGGTCCGGTCGGATCCGACActgtaaaatttaaaaattagggTCTACATTTTTCATCCATAAAGAAATATTATGGTGAAGGGGAAGTAGTTGGaagaaaatttagaatttaTTGAAGTGTGAAGGCCTTCCTGATTTAAATCAAAAAGATGAGTTGCCTTTcctttgaaaacaaaaaaataaaaaagagagggTCCTGATTGCCGTCTCCAGGAAATTAGCAGCTTGATCAATGCCATTAACAACCACTGCAAGGCTAGTTCCTCCTTGGCTATTATAAGAATCGGATGGTaactgtgaggcccaatagtcccacatcggaaagactcgttccagagcctgggcatatgaggcgggtgactTCAAATCCTACAGACgcattttgggaggaaaacaaaatcgaggaggatgaaggacgcttgcgtgaagccccagaaccggacaatatctggcaggggagccccgtatttccccctcatgtggcccccacgtgggcactaggtgcctcacgtgcctcgcagaggcgggggcgtgatatTAGTGCGAGGCCTaatagttccacatcggaaagactcgttccagagcctgggcatatgaggcgggtgactcTAAATCCtgtagacgcgttttgggtggaaaacaaaaccggaaaggggtgaaggacgcttgcgtgaagtcccagaaccggacaatatctggcaggagagccccgtgttcccccctcatgtggctcccacgtgggcactaggtgcctcgcagaggcgggggcgtgacagtaaCCAAGGCATCGAGGCCGGTACGAACGGCGCCAGAACCATTGTCAACCAACGAGCGGTTGGTGTTTTATCATccatgttgcccagagatgatcacccaagaggggggtgaattgggtgttttaaaactttttgactaattaaaaaataaaacacgcaaatgtaagaactaaagtaaagatagagggatgagaacagtcaatcgcaaacacaaggttttatagtggttcggagcttccactgctcctacatccactccccaaagcacctttgggaatttccactataatccaagattacagtccggtagttttgcgagtgcactaccgaactcgttgttttacaccgggctaacaacaaaccctataacccccaatttcacctaggcttgggacgcctttcccttgttccaagtcccttgactggaacaagcacaatattgaaagagttttacaaacgattggaaagctctaaataagcaaatataacaatgataaactataaaacccggaagaatccttttgccgttggaagcgtgggaaatgatgattcttccgatgtggatcgcgtaggcttgagtgtgagctttgaatgccgagcggaagagagtagttgagcttgaaatcagttgggaaacttgaaagcactcgatttcttcacttgaatgcactaactcccttgaacctctttttctttcttctctcttgaatgatcttgctttgggttggtgagaagttgttgagaagcacttaggagctcccttttatagcccaaaaagcaaatatagccgttagagataaagtaaaagagatttgaaattcaaaccaaacctgcaaaagttgtcagtcgcgtcccaggcgctccggagacgtctccgcttcaacgcgagacgtctcggctgtataaatttacttttcactttgtttggggtcgactcggcactttacggggacgactccgatgatgaacggtttgaatccttgtttttctgtttttctgagagggtcgtctcggcgctttacagggacgtctcggcttgtttgcactttttgcatggggacgactccgctgccttggggacgactccgtcgttataactccgaaaaacatgtcttctggaattctctgagagagtcgactccgctctttcaggggacgtctccgctgccttaactccgaaaaagacatcctctggaaaaccctgagagagccgactccgctacactggggacgactcggaaactcagctttttaacttgcggggacgactccgcgtactgtggggacggctcgcgcgtatcacttgaaatctgcctttctgccgccactgagagagtcgactccgctactgagagagtcgactccgaccctgcgagacgcctcgccaggtgccggggacgtctcctgtgccagttcttcctgtttgtgccagagacgtctctgagactatccggagacgtctcggctatccctgatctgttttcttcatctcaaaaattcttcaataaattcttaaaaattatgggaacttgcctagacatttcttaacaatattcttaataaaacacatgaattcctcaattaaattgttaagataaatggaattatactctagtgttttgtattcatcaaaatccattagggggtcaataaTCCATTAGGCCAAACTTATCTTTTTCTGAAACCTCCCTTTAAATCTCCTTCATCTCCTACGAAAATTTCTCTCCACTTTCTCACCCTTCTTCCTCGCCTCTGGTTGTCATCGTGCTACCATGGTGAAGCATTGCGCCCAAAACCCCACTTTCCTCTCTTAAAACCCCTCTCTATTCCTCTATTTCTCCCGATCCGATTGTTGCCGCTTGTTTTCTGCTGAAACCCACTATCGTCGACCAAGATGCACCGCTTCTGCTCCTCGCCGATGAGCTCCCCTTCTCTCCTCATTCTTTATTCTTCCTTAGGTTAAGCTTCTATCCCTCGATTTGTGACCCGACTTCAGACTTGGTTTCCTCTTCAATCGGTATGTTCTCAAACAACCGCCACCCTCGGGCATTGCCACCGTCGTGGCTATCTGCTGCCCAGGAACCCCGGCAAGCTCACCATGCTATTGTCGAACCAcccttcctccttcccttctcACATGAGGAGCCCCTATTTTGCCATCTAAGATTTTGCCCAAaaaatgagagagaaagagaaaaaaaaatgaggaaaaCATCCATCCCCTAATATGGCCTTATCTCTTTAGATCGGATCCACAATCCGGCTAGATCTAGACTTTTTCCCTGATTGCCGGCCCGGACCACATAGACCGAGCTCGTAATCAGACTCAAACTCAGACCCAAATCGAGCTTCTCTCTTTTCACTTTAATCTCTTTGTTTCTCTCTCAATTGAAGGCTAATAGTGTTAATTATACTGATCAGAGCCTTCAACCCTAGAGAAGCATCGGGTCTAGGGATCGGTTTATGTGTTGGAACCTGCGACGGGTCtttccagaatttttttttggatttgattgaatttgGACAGTAAATTTTCTTTACCTCTGGTGATTTTATTAGTGCAtgccatatattttaaaattgtaATTTACATTGCTTAGTTTtgaattaatgatt
Encoded here:
- the LOC120112147 gene encoding 22.0 kDa class IV heat shock protein-like, which translates into the protein MRASKVSALLLLLLLGLVALPTKGLMPYSRSLWDMMLPSDDPFRILEQAPFTMPKAVDELALARADWKETPQAHVISLDVPGVKREDIKIEVEENRVLRITGERKGGEEVEGEKWHRAERTSGKFWRQFRLPASADMDSIKAHLEDGVLTVAVPKLAGEKKRQPRVVNIVEETNKGGDVKASKAEM